The Microbacterium maritypicum genome contains a region encoding:
- the lpdA gene encoding dihydrolipoyl dehydrogenase, with product MTTHTFDIVVLGGGSGGYAAALRASELGKSVALIEKDKVGGTCLHRGCIPTKALLHAAEVADHVRDAASVGVTAVLQGIDTAGVRAYREGIVAKKFKGLEGLVKARGITTVSGLGRLNADRSVSVGDDVYVGTDVVLATGSYSRSLPGLEIGGRILTSEQALALDVVPDHVLILGGGVIGVEFASVWRSFGSEVTIIEALPHLVPNEDIALSKGLERAFRRRGIKYSLGTRFQSVVQDESSVTLTLEDGTQFTADYLLVAVGRGPVTADLGFEEAGVTLDRGFVIVDEDLRTGVPGLWAVGDIVPGLQLAHRGFQQGIAVAERIAGLSPANIPDAQIPKVTYSSPEVASVGVTEAAAAAEHGADAIVAYEYNLAGNGKSEIIGTGGLVKVVRLKDGPVIGVHLLGDRVGELITEGQLAVAWEAHPEDIAPLIHAHPTQSEALGEAFLALAGKPLHAL from the coding sequence ATGACAACCCACACCTTCGACATCGTCGTCCTGGGCGGCGGCAGCGGCGGTTATGCCGCGGCACTGCGGGCGAGTGAGCTCGGCAAGTCCGTCGCGCTGATCGAGAAGGACAAGGTCGGAGGGACCTGCCTGCACCGCGGGTGCATCCCGACCAAGGCGCTGCTGCATGCCGCAGAGGTCGCCGACCATGTGCGCGATGCCGCGTCCGTGGGCGTGACCGCAGTGCTGCAGGGCATCGACACCGCCGGGGTCCGCGCCTACCGCGAAGGGATCGTCGCCAAGAAGTTCAAGGGCCTCGAGGGACTCGTCAAGGCCCGCGGGATCACCACGGTCTCCGGACTCGGCCGCCTGAACGCGGATCGCAGCGTCAGCGTCGGCGACGACGTCTACGTGGGGACGGATGTGGTGCTCGCCACCGGCTCGTACAGCCGCTCCCTCCCCGGCCTCGAGATCGGCGGCCGAATCCTCACCAGCGAGCAGGCTCTCGCTCTGGACGTCGTGCCCGACCACGTGCTCATCCTCGGAGGGGGTGTGATCGGTGTCGAGTTCGCGAGCGTCTGGCGCTCCTTCGGATCCGAGGTCACCATCATCGAGGCGCTCCCGCACCTCGTCCCGAACGAGGACATCGCCCTCAGCAAGGGACTGGAGCGCGCATTCCGTCGTCGCGGCATCAAGTACTCCCTCGGCACCCGCTTCCAGAGCGTCGTGCAGGACGAGTCATCCGTCACGCTGACGCTCGAAGACGGCACGCAGTTCACCGCCGACTACCTCCTCGTCGCCGTCGGTCGCGGTCCCGTCACGGCCGATCTCGGTTTCGAAGAGGCAGGTGTGACCCTCGATCGTGGATTCGTGATCGTCGACGAAGATCTGCGCACCGGTGTACCGGGGCTCTGGGCGGTCGGCGACATCGTGCCCGGCCTCCAACTCGCGCACCGTGGATTCCAGCAGGGCATCGCGGTCGCCGAACGGATCGCCGGACTCTCGCCTGCCAACATCCCGGATGCGCAGATCCCCAAGGTCACGTATTCGAGCCCCGAGGTCGCCTCGGTCGGTGTGACCGAGGCCGCCGCCGCCGCCGAGCACGGCGCGGACGCGATCGTCGCCTACGAGTACAACCTCGCCGGCAACGGCAAGAGCGAGATCATCGGAACCGGTGGTCTCGTGAAGGTCGTCCGTCTCAAGGACGGGCCCGTCATCGGTGTGCACCTGCTCGGCGATCGTGTCGGCGAGCTCATCACCGAGGGGCAGCTCGCCGTCGCCTGGGAGGCGCACCCGGAGGACATCGCTCCTCTGATCCACGCGCACCCTACCCAGAGCGAGGCGCTCGGCGAGGCCTTCCTGGCTCTGGCCGGCAAGCCCCTGCACGCCCTCTGA
- the sucB gene encoding 2-oxoglutarate dehydrogenase, E2 component, dihydrolipoamide succinyltransferase, whose product MSTSVVLPALGESVTEGTVTRWLKQVGDTVQADEGLLEISTDKVDTEIPSPVSGVIEEILVAEDETVEVGALLARIGDGSAAAPAADAPAAAAPAAAEAPAPAAAEAPAPAAEAPAAEAAPAAPAGDATDIVLPELGESVTEGTVTRWLKQVGDSIAVDEALLEISTDKVDTEIPSPVAGVLQEIVAGEDETVAVGAVLARVGSGAAPAAEAPAAPAPAAAPAPAAAPAPVAAPAPVAAPAPAAAPAPAAAPAPAAAAPAPAAAPAPAAAAPAPAATKLALPTENDNLYVTPLVRRLASQQGVDLASVTGTGVGGRIRKEDVLKAAETATAAPAAAAPAPAPLEVSPLRGTTQPMSRLRKVLAKRAVESMQQTAQLTTVVEVDVTALADYRDSVKASFLEKTGDKLSFLPFFALATAEALQAFPIVNATVDGENIVYPASENVSIAVDTERGLLTPVLRDAASKNIAQIAHEIADLAARTRDNKLKPDELAGGTFTLTNTGSRGALFDTPVVFLPQSAILGTGTVVKRPGLVKVGGADAIAVRSYVYLALSYDHRIIDGADAARFLGAVKARLESAQFAAQLGA is encoded by the coding sequence ATGAGCACATCCGTCGTCCTCCCCGCTCTCGGCGAGAGCGTCACAGAGGGTACGGTCACCCGCTGGCTCAAGCAGGTGGGAGACACCGTGCAGGCGGACGAGGGCCTGCTCGAGATCTCGACCGACAAGGTCGACACCGAGATCCCCTCCCCCGTCAGCGGCGTGATCGAGGAGATCCTCGTGGCCGAGGACGAGACCGTCGAGGTCGGCGCTCTCCTCGCGCGCATCGGTGATGGCAGCGCTGCGGCCCCGGCTGCAGATGCCCCCGCCGCCGCGGCCCCCGCCGCAGCAGAGGCACCGGCCCCCGCCGCTGCCGAAGCACCGGCACCCGCTGCCGAAGCACCGGCCGCAGAGGCTGCACCCGCGGCACCCGCCGGCGATGCGACCGACATCGTTCTTCCCGAGCTGGGTGAGAGCGTCACCGAGGGCACCGTCACCCGCTGGCTCAAGCAGGTGGGTGACAGCATCGCCGTCGACGAGGCTCTTCTGGAGATCTCCACCGACAAGGTCGACACCGAGATCCCCTCGCCGGTCGCCGGCGTGCTGCAGGAGATCGTCGCCGGCGAAGACGAGACCGTCGCTGTCGGCGCCGTGCTGGCACGTGTCGGCTCTGGTGCCGCACCCGCCGCCGAAGCGCCTGCGGCTCCGGCACCTGCTGCTGCCCCGGCGCCCGCTGCTGCTCCTGCACCCGTTGCTGCTCCTGCACCCGTTGCAGCCCCGGCACCTGCCGCTGCCCCGGCACCCGCTGCCGCTCCGGCACCTGCTGCTGCAGCCCCGGCACCCGCCGCTGCTCCGGCACCTGCTGCTGCAGCCCCGGCACCCGCCGCGACGAAGCTCGCACTCCCGACAGAAAACGACAACCTCTACGTGACCCCGCTCGTGCGCCGTCTGGCGTCGCAGCAGGGCGTGGACCTGGCTTCGGTCACCGGCACCGGTGTGGGTGGTCGTATCCGCAAGGAAGACGTGCTGAAGGCCGCGGAGACCGCGACGGCGGCACCTGCTGCTGCAGCGCCGGCTCCCGCTCCGCTCGAGGTCTCGCCCCTGCGCGGCACGACGCAGCCGATGTCGCGTCTGCGCAAGGTGCTCGCCAAGCGTGCTGTCGAGTCGATGCAGCAGACGGCTCAGCTGACCACGGTCGTCGAGGTCGATGTCACGGCCCTCGCCGACTACCGCGACAGCGTGAAGGCGTCGTTCCTGGAGAAGACGGGCGACAAGCTCTCCTTCCTGCCGTTCTTCGCTCTCGCCACGGCTGAGGCGCTGCAGGCGTTCCCGATCGTCAACGCGACCGTCGACGGCGAGAACATCGTCTACCCCGCCAGCGAGAACGTGTCGATCGCCGTCGACACCGAGCGTGGTCTGCTCACGCCGGTGCTGCGCGACGCCGCTTCGAAGAACATCGCGCAGATCGCACACGAGATCGCCGATCTCGCCGCGCGTACTCGCGACAACAAGCTGAAGCCCGATGAGCTTGCCGGCGGCACGTTCACGCTGACCAACACCGGTTCGCGTGGCGCCCTGTTCGACACTCCTGTCGTGTTCCTGCCCCAGTCGGCGATCCTGGGTACCGGCACGGTCGTCAAGCGTCCGGGTCTCGTCAAGGTCGGGGGTGCTGATGCGATCGCCGTCCGGTCGTACGTGTACCTCGCGCTCTCCTACGACCACCGGATCATCGACGGCGCCGACGCAGCCCGATTCCTGGGCGCGGTGAAGGCCCGCCTCGAGTCGGCACAGTTCGCCGCTCAGCTCGGCGCCTGA
- a CDS encoding DUF4191 domain-containing protein: protein MAKSAPEPEKRPGFFSQIKSLFRFTREAYSWLPWAQAAILIGGVLLGLVAGYLIPPFQIWTLVLWGITGLMLGILGALFLMTRLSTSAMYSKIDGMPGATGHVLSTSLGRSWQASETPVGINPKTQEAVYRTIGRGGIVVVGEGARGRLTRLVNEERSKAQRVAHGVPVTVLYVGHGDDEVAIADLSKTIKKLPKVIDKATMAAVIRRVDSVSQSLSSLPIPKGIDPTKVRSQRPR from the coding sequence ATGGCAAAGAGTGCTCCTGAACCCGAAAAGCGTCCTGGGTTCTTCTCCCAGATCAAGTCCCTCTTCCGGTTCACACGTGAGGCCTACTCATGGCTTCCGTGGGCGCAGGCCGCGATCCTCATTGGCGGCGTGCTGCTCGGCCTCGTCGCCGGCTATCTCATCCCGCCCTTCCAGATCTGGACGCTCGTCCTCTGGGGCATCACCGGTCTCATGCTCGGCATCCTCGGCGCCCTGTTCCTGATGACGCGCCTGTCGACCTCGGCCATGTACAGCAAGATCGACGGCATGCCCGGCGCCACCGGTCATGTGCTCAGCACCAGCCTGGGTCGCAGCTGGCAGGCGTCCGAGACGCCCGTCGGCATCAACCCGAAGACGCAGGAAGCCGTCTACCGCACCATCGGCCGCGGTGGCATCGTGGTCGTCGGCGAAGGCGCACGCGGTCGGCTGACCCGCCTCGTGAACGAAGAGCGCAGCAAGGCCCAGCGCGTCGCGCACGGCGTTCCCGTCACGGTTCTCTACGTCGGTCACGGCGATGACGAGGTGGCGATCGCCGATCTCTCGAAGACGATCAAGAAGCTCCCGAAGGTGATCGATAAGGCCACGATGGCCGCCGTCATCCGCCGCGTGGACTCCGTGTCGCAGTCGCTGTCGTCGCTGCCGATCCCGAAGGGCATCGACCCGACCAAGGTGCGCTCCCAGCGTCCTCGTTGA
- a CDS encoding RimK family alpha-L-glutamate ligase — MKIAVLSRAPQAYSTQRLRAAALQRGHNVKVLNTLRFAIDLTAEEPDLHYRGRQLSDYDAILPRIGNSITYFGTAVVRQFEQMDVYTPNTANGISSARDKLRANQILSRHNIAMPPTAFVRNRADVRPAIERVGGAPVVIKLLEGTQGIGVILAPQVKVAEAIIETLHSTKQNVLIQKFISESRGRDIRALVVGDRVVAAMRRSAAGDEFRSNVHRGGSVEAIELDPVYERAAVRSAQIMGLRVAGVDMLEGDDGPLVMEVNSSPGLQGIETATKLDVAGAIIDYIAGQVAFPEIDVRQRLTVSTGYGVAELMVHGAVDLVGKTLGEAGLWERDITVLTLHRGVSVIPNPRKHVVLEADDRLFCFGKLDEMRSMVPERRRRRAKVRRLPRQPLSE; from the coding sequence GTGAAGATCGCAGTGCTCTCCCGCGCGCCGCAGGCGTACTCCACCCAGCGGCTGCGTGCAGCCGCGCTTCAGCGCGGGCACAACGTCAAGGTGCTCAATACTTTGCGCTTCGCGATCGACCTCACCGCCGAGGAACCGGACCTGCACTATCGAGGTCGTCAGCTCAGCGACTACGACGCGATCCTGCCGCGCATCGGCAACTCGATCACATACTTCGGCACGGCCGTCGTGCGACAGTTCGAGCAGATGGACGTCTACACGCCGAACACCGCGAACGGGATCTCGAGCGCCCGCGACAAGCTGCGCGCGAACCAGATCCTCTCCCGCCACAACATCGCGATGCCGCCCACGGCGTTCGTGCGCAACCGTGCGGACGTGCGCCCTGCGATCGAGCGTGTGGGTGGAGCGCCCGTGGTCATCAAGCTCCTGGAGGGCACGCAGGGGATCGGGGTCATCCTCGCACCGCAGGTGAAGGTCGCCGAGGCGATCATCGAGACCCTGCACTCCACCAAGCAGAACGTGCTCATCCAGAAGTTCATCTCCGAGAGTCGCGGCCGGGACATCAGAGCGCTGGTCGTCGGCGATCGCGTCGTCGCCGCCATGCGACGATCGGCGGCCGGAGACGAGTTCCGATCGAACGTGCACCGCGGCGGTTCGGTGGAGGCCATCGAGCTCGACCCCGTCTACGAGCGCGCAGCCGTGCGCTCGGCCCAGATCATGGGCCTGCGCGTGGCCGGCGTCGACATGCTCGAAGGCGATGACGGTCCGCTGGTGATGGAGGTCAACTCCTCTCCAGGGCTGCAGGGCATCGAGACGGCGACGAAGCTCGACGTCGCGGGCGCCATCATCGACTACATCGCCGGTCAGGTGGCGTTCCCCGAGATCGACGTGCGCCAGCGCCTGACGGTCTCGACGGGCTACGGCGTCGCCGAACTCATGGTGCACGGCGCGGTCGACCTGGTCGGCAAGACCCTGGGCGAAGCAGGTCTGTGGGAACGGGACATCACGGTTCTCACGCTGCACCGCGGTGTCAGCGTGATCCCCAACCCGCGCAAGCACGTCGTGCTGGAAGCGGATGACCGCCTGTTCTGCTTCGGCAAGCTCGACGAGATGCGCTCGATGGTCCCGGAGCGTCGTCGCCGTCGTGCGAAGGTCCGTCGTCTGCCGCGGCAGCCGCTCTCCGAGTAA
- a CDS encoding ATP-dependent zinc protease family protein, producing the protein MYQVSRSTHSNTLTGWREWVSLPDLGVDWLKAKIDTGARTSSLHAFDIVEFEQDEQPWVRFKVKPWQDSQEDAVVVELPVHDRRAVRSSSGHAQERLVVELLIRLVDREVLAEVTLSNRDEMGFRMLIGREALRRGYIVDPARSFLGGRAPREARRRNRGRA; encoded by the coding sequence ATGTATCAGGTGAGTAGGTCTACCCATTCAAACACCCTTACGGGGTGGCGAGAGTGGGTGAGCCTGCCCGATCTCGGCGTCGACTGGCTCAAAGCCAAGATCGACACCGGTGCGCGCACCTCGTCGCTGCACGCTTTCGACATCGTCGAGTTCGAACAGGACGAGCAGCCCTGGGTCCGTTTCAAGGTCAAACCGTGGCAGGACAGCCAGGAGGACGCGGTCGTCGTCGAGTTGCCGGTCCACGATCGTCGTGCGGTACGGAGCTCTTCCGGTCATGCCCAGGAGCGACTCGTCGTCGAACTGCTCATCCGTCTCGTGGACCGCGAGGTGCTGGCCGAGGTGACTCTGAGCAATCGCGACGAGATGGGTTTCCGGATGCTCATCGGACGTGAGGCTCTGCGCCGCGGGTACATCGTCGATCCTGCGCGCTCGTTCCTCGGTGGAAGGGCGCCGCGCGAGGCACGCCGGCGCAACCGCGGGCGCGCCTGA
- a CDS encoding RDD family protein: protein MTDAVNAYPGERLGLPESGSGSIARPGRRIGALLIDYAAATIIATGFLGFNQFALPTEAGLSQFAPMLVFAVLQIVFIPTAGGSPGHRILGMRLARMDGSWVGLWRPIVRTLLLVVVVPAVIWDADQRGLHDKAVGTVLIRT from the coding sequence GTGACGGATGCTGTGAACGCGTACCCCGGTGAACGACTCGGACTCCCCGAATCCGGCTCCGGGAGCATCGCCCGCCCCGGACGCCGCATCGGTGCCCTCCTGATCGACTACGCGGCGGCGACGATCATCGCCACCGGATTCCTCGGATTCAACCAGTTCGCGCTGCCGACGGAAGCCGGCCTGAGCCAGTTCGCTCCGATGCTGGTGTTCGCGGTGCTGCAGATCGTCTTCATCCCGACCGCGGGCGGCAGCCCGGGGCACCGTATCCTCGGCATGCGTCTGGCGCGCATGGACGGCAGCTGGGTCGGACTGTGGCGTCCGATCGTGCGCACGCTCCTGCTCGTGGTGGTCGTGCCGGCCGTGATCTGGGACGCCGATCAGCGCGGTCTGCACGACAAGGCGGTCGGCACGGTTCTGATCCGCACCTGA
- the glnA gene encoding type I glutamate--ammonia ligase: MFKDSSEVLTYIKENDVKFLDIRFTDLPGVQQHFNIPASTVDEAFFTDGQLFDGSSIRGFASIHESDMQLIPDVTTAYVDPFREASTLVMLFDIYNPRTGEIYSKDPRQVAKKAEKYLTSTGIADTAFFAPEAEFYIFDDVRYNVTSNSSFYSVDSEEGAWNTGREEEGGNLANKTPYKGGYFPVSPVDKTADLRDDITLKLIDAGFILERSHHEVGTGGQQEINYRFDTMVHAADDILKFKYIVKNTAEEWGKVATFMPKPLYGDNGSGMHTHQSLWSDGKPLFYDEAGYGQLSDIARWYIGGILAHAPALLAFTNPTLNSYHRLVKGFEAPVNLVYSAGNRSAAIRIPITGSNPKAKRIEFRAPDASGNPYLAFAAQLMAGLDGIKNRIEPHEPVDKDLYELPPEEAKDIPQVPNSLLDSLDALAADHQFLLEGGVFTKELIETWISYKYENEILPMAQRPHPFEYELYFGV; this comes from the coding sequence ATGTTCAAAGATTCGTCCGAGGTACTGACCTACATCAAGGAGAACGACGTCAAGTTCCTTGACATCCGTTTCACCGATCTCCCGGGTGTTCAGCAGCACTTCAACATTCCTGCATCGACGGTCGACGAGGCTTTCTTCACCGACGGCCAGCTGTTCGACGGCTCCTCGATCCGTGGCTTCGCCAGCATCCACGAGTCCGACATGCAGCTCATCCCCGACGTCACGACGGCGTACGTCGACCCGTTCCGCGAGGCGAGCACGCTCGTCATGCTGTTCGACATCTACAACCCGCGCACGGGCGAGATCTACTCGAAGGACCCGCGTCAGGTCGCCAAGAAGGCCGAGAAGTACCTGACCTCGACCGGGATCGCCGACACCGCGTTCTTCGCCCCCGAGGCGGAGTTCTACATCTTCGACGACGTCCGCTACAACGTCACCTCGAACTCGAGCTTCTACAGCGTCGACTCGGAAGAGGGCGCGTGGAACACCGGCCGCGAGGAAGAGGGCGGAAACCTCGCCAACAAGACGCCGTACAAGGGCGGCTACTTCCCGGTCAGCCCGGTCGACAAGACCGCCGACCTGCGCGACGACATCACCCTCAAGCTGATCGACGCCGGGTTCATCCTCGAGCGCTCGCACCACGAGGTCGGCACCGGCGGCCAGCAGGAGATCAACTACCGCTTCGACACCATGGTCCACGCGGCGGACGACATCCTCAAGTTCAAGTACATCGTCAAGAACACCGCCGAGGAGTGGGGCAAGGTCGCGACCTTCATGCCCAAGCCCCTCTACGGCGACAACGGCTCGGGCATGCACACCCACCAGTCGCTGTGGAGCGACGGCAAGCCGCTGTTCTACGATGAGGCCGGCTACGGACAGCTCAGCGACATCGCGCGCTGGTACATCGGCGGCATCCTGGCGCACGCGCCCGCGCTGCTCGCCTTCACCAACCCGACGCTGAACAGCTACCACCGTCTGGTCAAGGGCTTCGAGGCTCCGGTCAACCTGGTCTACTCGGCCGGAAACCGCTCCGCCGCGATCCGCATCCCGATCACGGGCTCGAACCCGAAGGCCAAGCGCATCGAGTTCCGTGCGCCCGACGCGTCCGGCAACCCGTACCTCGCCTTCGCCGCACAGCTCATGGCCGGCCTCGACGGCATCAAGAACCGCATCGAGCCGCACGAGCCGGTCGACAAGGACCTCTACGAGCTTCCCCCCGAGGAGGCCAAGGACATCCCGCAGGTTCCGAACTCCCTGCTCGACTCGCTCGACGCTCTGGCGGCCGACCACCAGTTCCTCCTCGAGGGCGGCGTGTTCACCAAGGAGCTCATCGAGACCTGGATCTCCTACAAGTACGAGAACGAGATCCTGCCGATGGCGCAGCGTCCGCACCCGTTCGAGTACGAGCTGTACTTCGGCGTCTGA
- a CDS encoding AI-2E family transporter yields MTANTELRTPADPRPSQPSNAVAAYARTNPFMFGLLGALGVLVALGIGSVVGQLATVLVYIGVAVFLALGLDPIVTFIEKKLPRPAAVTIVVAGVILAFAGIILAIVPILVEQISNLIKDGPRMIEDFMASAWFKDVSGQFGSTIDDAVQGVLSFVKDPNNFLDIGGGVFAVGAGIAGGFTGITIVLILTLYFMASLRSMKHVAARFVPAYQRDTFSSLLEDVSGAVGRYVIGQVSLALVNGILSLIFLSIIGAPVPALLALIAFIGSMIPLVGTLTASIINSLICLFVSPLTALIAIIYYLIYMQIEAYVLSPRIMSKAVAVPGALVVIAAVAGAALGGILGALVAIPVAASIIIIIQKVTFPAQDRKIVPPPVTR; encoded by the coding sequence GTGACCGCGAACACCGAGCTGCGCACCCCGGCCGACCCCCGGCCCTCGCAGCCCTCGAATGCGGTCGCCGCATACGCCAGGACCAACCCGTTCATGTTCGGGCTGCTGGGTGCCCTCGGCGTGCTGGTGGCGCTGGGTATCGGAAGCGTCGTCGGTCAGCTCGCGACCGTGCTCGTCTACATCGGCGTCGCGGTGTTCCTCGCGCTCGGCCTCGATCCGATCGTCACCTTCATCGAGAAGAAGCTCCCCCGCCCCGCCGCCGTCACGATCGTGGTGGCCGGGGTCATCCTCGCTTTCGCCGGCATCATCCTCGCCATCGTCCCGATCCTCGTCGAGCAGATCAGCAATCTGATCAAGGACGGCCCGCGGATGATCGAGGACTTCATGGCCAGCGCCTGGTTCAAGGACGTCAGCGGTCAGTTCGGCTCCACGATCGACGATGCCGTGCAGGGCGTCCTCAGCTTCGTGAAGGACCCGAACAACTTCCTCGACATCGGCGGCGGCGTGTTCGCGGTGGGTGCGGGCATCGCCGGCGGCTTCACCGGGATCACGATCGTCCTGATCCTGACGCTCTACTTCATGGCGTCGCTGCGCAGCATGAAGCATGTCGCCGCCCGCTTCGTCCCGGCCTACCAGCGCGACACCTTCAGCAGCCTCCTCGAAGACGTCTCCGGCGCCGTCGGTCGCTACGTCATCGGTCAGGTGAGCCTCGCGCTCGTCAACGGAATCCTGAGTCTCATCTTCCTCAGCATCATCGGCGCCCCGGTGCCGGCCCTGCTCGCGCTCATCGCGTTCATCGGCTCGATGATCCCGTTGGTCGGAACGCTGACCGCGTCGATCATCAACTCGCTGATCTGCCTCTTCGTCTCACCGCTGACGGCGCTGATCGCGATCATCTACTACCTCATCTACATGCAGATCGAGGCCTACGTGCTCTCGCCGCGCATCATGAGCAAGGCCGTCGCCGTGCCCGGCGCCCTCGTGGTGATCGCCGCGGTCGCCGGTGCCGCGCTGGGCGGCATCCTGGGCGCCCTCGTCGCGATCCCCGTCGCCGCGAGCATCATCATCATCATTCAGAAGGTGACCTTCCCCGCGCAGGATCGGAAGATCGTCCCGCCGCCCGTCACCCGCTGA
- a CDS encoding diacylglycerol/lipid kinase family protein: MTHARIGIVWNPSKVEQEVLQTAVSGVFDDQYDIRWWETTPEDPGRGMAREAREEGRDIVIAVGGDGTVRAVAESLAGSETALGIVPQGTGNLLARNLEVPLNNVKAALERVRDAEPRRIDLGWVSYDGTEHAFAVMVGFGVDAQMLVETDDDLKSKAGWLAYVEAMGRALAGTEMTDITLGIDGEKAVAVRGHTMLIGNCGMVQGGIRLLPDAVLDDGKLDVLMISADGALQWLDTLRSFVWDNGIRRLFGATDEAVSTESARHLPVETISVELKTPLVFEIDGEEMGEVTAFDVRVEPGALLVR; this comes from the coding sequence ATGACCCACGCGCGAATCGGCATCGTCTGGAACCCTTCGAAGGTCGAGCAGGAGGTTCTGCAGACCGCGGTGAGCGGTGTGTTCGATGATCAGTACGACATCCGCTGGTGGGAGACTACCCCGGAGGACCCGGGCCGCGGTATGGCTCGCGAGGCCCGCGAGGAAGGCCGCGACATCGTGATCGCGGTCGGTGGAGACGGCACCGTGCGGGCTGTGGCCGAGTCGTTGGCGGGATCGGAGACTGCTCTCGGGATCGTGCCGCAGGGGACGGGCAACCTCCTCGCGCGCAACCTCGAGGTCCCGCTGAACAACGTGAAGGCCGCGCTGGAGCGTGTTCGCGACGCCGAGCCTCGACGCATCGACCTGGGCTGGGTCTCGTACGACGGCACCGAGCACGCGTTCGCCGTGATGGTCGGCTTCGGCGTCGATGCGCAGATGCTGGTGGAGACCGACGACGACCTCAAGTCCAAGGCCGGGTGGCTGGCCTACGTCGAGGCGATGGGCCGTGCACTGGCCGGCACCGAGATGACCGACATCACCCTGGGGATCGACGGCGAGAAGGCTGTCGCCGTGCGAGGGCACACCATGCTCATCGGCAACTGCGGCATGGTGCAGGGCGGCATCCGTCTGCTCCCGGACGCGGTTCTCGACGACGGCAAGCTCGACGTGCTCATGATCAGCGCCGATGGCGCGCTGCAGTGGCTCGACACGCTGCGCTCGTTCGTGTGGGACAACGGTATCCGCCGACTCTTCGGCGCCACGGATGAGGCTGTCAGCACCGAGTCCGCTCGTCATCTGCCCGTCGAGACCATCTCGGTCGAGCTGAAGACGCCGCTCGTGTTCGAGATCGATGGCGAGGAGATGGGCGAGGTCACCGCGTTCGACGTGCGCGTCGAGCCTGGTGCGCTGCTGGTCCGCTGA